A window of Nicotiana tabacum cultivar K326 chromosome 24, ASM71507v2, whole genome shotgun sequence contains these coding sequences:
- the LOC107798409 gene encoding E3 ubiquitin-protein ligase UPL3, producing the protein METRSRKLTEEATSSAPSSSYSTSSGPTTRVTKPARLTTRAPSTRSRVTKRSLPMDSTNETSGSGSRARRSGSGKEKEHEIRDRDDEDDNDNESENDVGILHHNLTSTSSALQGLLRKLGAGLDDLLPSSAMVGSASSSSNGRLKKILSGLRADGEEGKQIEALTQLCVMLSIGTEDSLSTFSVDSFVPVLVGLLNNHGGSSNPDIMLLAARALTHLVDVLPSSCAAVVHYGAVSCFVARLLTIEYMDLAEQSLQALKKISQEDPTACLRAGALMAVLSYLDFFSTGVQRVALATAANMCKKLPSDAADFVMEAVPLLTNLLQYHDAKVLEHASICLTRIAEAFATSPEKLDELCNHGLVTQAASLISTSNSGGGQASLSTETYTGLIRLLSTSASGSPLGAKTLMILGISRILKDILSGSGLVATVSISPALSRPPEQIFEIVNLANELLPPLPQGTISLPVSTNLFIRGSFTRKPSASGSVKQEDLNASSQEVSAREKLLNDQPELLQQFGTDLLPVLIQTYGSSVNTAARHKCLSVIGKLMYFSNADMIQSLINVTNVSSFLAGVLAWKDPQVLVPALQIAEILMQKLPGVFGKMFVREGVVHAVDTLILTESHGSATTQPTRGEKEKCNRRCSTNSHTDATSVEDPKSPVPSIGSPPDPMEIPTVNSNPRMAVSSCAKSFKDKYFPSDSEATEAGATDDLLQLKNLCMKLNAGIDDQIAKPKGKSKTFGPQLGDISICKEETLAEVIAAMLGELSKGDGVSTFEFIGSGVVASLLNYFTCGHLSKEKISNASLPRLREQAIKRYKSFIAVALPAGVDGGSVVPMTVLVQKLQNALCSLERFPVVLSHSSRSSTGNARLSSGLSALSQPFKLRLCRAQGEKTLRDYSSNVLLIDPLASLVAIEGFLWPRVKRPESGQKASASSGNSGSGTIPAGGGASYPSMSTPASAPRRHSTRSRSAVNINDSAKGSLQEKDGSSSKGKGKAVMKPAQGDGREPQTKNAARRKAALDKDTEVKPVNGDSSSEDDELDISPVELDDALVIEDDMSDEDDHDDMLRDDSLPVCLQDEVHDVKLVDSSEDSPLAQTPSDSHTNAGGGSRSRTSAGGSDSIEFRSRNSYSSRGAMSFAAAAMAGLSSASGRGVRDARDQHGRPLFGSGDPPKLIFSVGGKLLNRHLTVYQAIQRQLVLDEDDDERDDGNDFASSDGSRVWSDIYTITYQRAESQVERLMNGAGSLISSKSTKASSLESSSVDPSLLQASLLDSILQGELPCDLEKSNPTYSILYLLRVLEALNQLAPRLRVLSLIDDYAEGKVSSLDEVNTTVVKIPYEEFVNSKLTPKLARQIQDALALCSGSLPSWCYQLTKACPFLFPFETRRQFFYSTAFGLSRALNRLQQQQGAEGNGSTHERAVRVGRLQRQKVRVSRNRILDSAAKVMEMYSSQKAVLEVEYFGEVGTGLGPTLEFYTLLSHDLQKVGLGMWRSGSSSTSNGHSMEVCVDNKLSGSDKDLVRAPLGLFPRPWPPHADTVNGGQFCKVIEHFRLLGRVMAKALQDGRLMDLPLSTAFYKLVLGQELDLYDILSFDAELGKTLQELQALVSRKQYIESMEDQNQDKFYDVHFHGTPIEDLCLDFTLPGYPEYVFKACDENVDLSNLEEYISLVVDATVRSGIRKQTEAFRSGFNQVFEISTLQIFSATELDYLLCGRRELWKPETLVDHIKFDHGYTAKSPPIIHLLEIMGEFTPEQQRAFCQFVTGAPRLPPGGLTGLNPKLTIVRKHSSTAGNAAHNTNAPSESADEDLPSVMTCANYLKLPPYSSKEIMYKKLLYAINEGQGSFDLS; encoded by the exons ATGGAAACTCGGAGCCGGAAACTGACGGAGGAAGCCACGTCATCAGcgccttcttcttcttattctacTTCCTCTGGTCCCACCACTCGCGTTACTAAGCCTGCTCGCCTCACCACACGCGCCCCCTCAACTCGTTCTCGTGTCACAAAACGTTCACTTCCTATGGACTCCACGAATGAAACTTCCGGGTCGGGTAGCCGAGCCCGTCGTTCGGGTTCGGGTAAGGAAAAAGAACACGAAATTAGGGATAGGGATGATGAAGATGATAATGATAATGAAAGTGAAAATGATGTAGGGATTTTGCATCATAATTTGACGTCAACAAGTAGTGCACTTCAAGGACTGTTGAGAAAATTAGGTGCTGGGTTGGATGATTTACTGCCGAGTTCAGCAATGGTGGGGTCCGCTTCATCCTCGTCCAACGGGCGGCTGAAGAAGATATTATCGGGTTTAAGAGCTGATGGTGAAGAAGGGAAACAAATAGAGGCATTGACACAGCTTTGTGTGATGCTTTCTATTGGAACAGAAGACTCTTTGAGCACTTTTTCAGTGGACTCTTTTGTACCTGTGCTTGTCGGGTTGCTTAATAATCATGGGGGGAGTAGTAATCCTGATATTATGCTTCTTGCAGCTAGGGCGTTAACTCATTTGGTTGATGTTTTACCATCTTCTTGTGCTGCTGTTGTGCATTATGGAGCAGTTTCATGTTTTGTAGCTCGGTTGCTCACTATTGAATACATGGACTTAGCTGAACAG TCTCTACAAGCTTTAAAGAAGATATCTCAGGAAGACCCAACTGCTTGTTTGCGAGCAGGTGCACTCATGGCTGTGCTTTCGTATCTCGACTTCTTTTCCACCGGTGTTCAG AGAGTAGCATTAGCAACCGCTGCTAATATGTGCAAGAAGCTGCCTTCGGATGCGGCTGACTTTGTGATGGAAGCTGTTCCACTGTTGACGAATCTCCTTCAGTATCATGATGCAAAG GTATTAGAGCATGCTTCTATCTGCTTGACCCGGATTGCTGAAGCATTTGCAACATCTCCAGAGAAACTAGATGAACTCTGCAATCACGGACTTGTCACGCAAGCTGCCTCCCTCATCTCAACCAGTAATTCTGGAGGTGGTCAGGCTTCGCTCAGCACGGAAACTTACACA GGTTTGATCCGGCTTCTTTCTACGTCTGCCAGTGGTTCTCCATTAGGGGCTAAAACCTTGATGATACTTGGTATCAGTCGGATCCTCAAGGACATTTTATCTGGTTCTGGCCTCGTGGCGACTGTCTCTATTTCACCTGCCTTGAGCAGACCTCCAGAGCAG ATTTTTGAGATTGTGAATCTGGCAAACGAGCTTCTTCCTCCGCTGCCTCAAGGAACCATCTCTCTTCCAGTTAGCACTAATTTGTTCATTAGGGGCTCGTTTACAAGGAAACCTTCTGCTAGTGGTTCTGTCAAACAGGAGGATCTGAATGCATCTTCTCAGGAGGTATCAGCTCGTGAGAAACTATTGAATGATCAACCTGAACTTCTGCAACAATTTGGAACGGATCTCCTTCCTGTTCTAATCCAG ACATATGGATCCAGTGTGAATACTGCAGCACGCCACAAGTGTCTCTCAGTTATTGGAAAACTTATGTATTTCAGTAATGCAGATATGATTCAGTCTTTAATTAATGTCACTAACGTATCAAG TTTCTTGGCTGGGGTTTTGGCTTGGAAGGATCCCCAAGTACTGGTGCCCGCTCTTCAAATAGCAGAAATTTTAATGCAAAAGCTCCCTGGAGTTTTTGGCAAGATGTTTGTCCGAGAAGGTGTTGTTCATGCTGTTGATACTTTGATACTGACTGAGTCTCATGGTTCTGCTACTACCCAGCCAACACGTGGTGAGAAGGAGAAATGTAATCGACGCTGTAGCACTAATTCCCATACAGATGCGACTTCTGTTGAAGATCCTAAAAGTCCAGTTCCAAGTATTGGATCTCCGCCAGATCCAATGGAAATTCCGACAGTCAATTCTAATCCTCGGATGGCAGTCAGTTCATGTGCAAAATCTTTCAAGGATAAATACTTCCCTTCAGATTCAGAGGCTACTGAAGCTGGTGCCACAGATGATCTTCTACAATTGAAGAATCTCTGCATGAAGTTGAATGCTGGTATCGATGATCAAATAGCTAAACCTAAAGGAAAGTCAAAAACATTTGGGCCTCAGCTTGGGGATATTTCTATCTGTAAGGAAGAAACCTTGGCTGAAGTGATAGCTGCCATGCTGGGAGAGCTCAGCAAAGGGGACGGTGTTTCAACTTTTGAGTTTATTGGAAGTGGAGTTGTTGCTTCTTTGCTCAATTATTTTACGTGTGGACATCTTTCTAAGGAAAAAATCTCTAATGCTAGTTTGCCTAGGCTTCGAGAACAAGCAATCAAAAGGTACAAGTCTTTTATTGCAGTTGCTCTTCCTGCTGGTGTTGATGGTGGAAGTGTGGTTCCCATGACTGTTCTGGTCCAAAAGCTTCAAAATGCTCTATGTTCCTTGGAGCGTTTTCCCGTTGTGCTGAGTCATAGTTCCAGATCATCGACAGGAAATGCACGTCTATCTTCAGGTTTAAGTGCTTTGTCTCAGCCTTTTAAGCTGCGCCTTTGCAGAGCTCAAGGAGAGAAAACCCTCCGCGACTACTCCTCAAATGTTTTGTTAATTGATCCTTTGGCAAGTTTAGTAGCTATTGAAGGATTCCTCTGGCCCCGAGTTAAGCGACCTGAGTCTGGGCAGAAGGCCTCCGCTTCTTCAGGCAACTCTGGGTCTGGGACCATACCTGCAGGAGGCGGTGCATCATATCCATCTATGTCTACTCCTGCCTCTGCACCTCGTCGTCATTCTACACGATCTAGGTCAGCAGTTAATATAAATGACAGTGCTAAGGGGTCACTGCAGGAAAAAGATGGAAGCTCTTCGAAGGGCAAAGGAAAAGCGGTTATGAAGCCTGCTCAAGGAGATGGCAGAGAACCTCAAACAAAAAATGCTGCTCGGAGAAAAGCAGCTTTGGATAAGGATACAGAGGTGAAACCTGTTAACGGGGACTCTTCTTCAGAG GATGACGAGCTGGATATTTCTCCCGTTGAACTTGATGATGCTTTGGTGATTGAGGACGATATGTCTGACGAAGATGACCATGATGAT ATGCTGAGGGATGATTCTCTTCCTGTCTGCTTGCAAGATGAAGTGCATGATGTTAAATTGGTGGATTCCTCGGAGGATAGTCCTCTTGCACAGACCCCAAGTGATAGCCATACAAATGCTGGTGGTGGTTCTAGGAGCAGAACCTCCGCTGGGGGATCTGATTCCATTGAGTTCAGGAGTAGGAATTCCTACAGTTCACGGGGTGCAATGTCATTTGCTGCTGCTGCCATGGCGGGACTTTCATCTGCTAGTGGTCGAGGTGTGAGGGACGCTAGAGATCAGCACGGGCGCCCTCTATTTGGCTCTGGTGATCCACCAAAACTAATATTTTCTGTTGGTGGAAAGCTGCTTAATAGGCACTTGACTGTCTACCAGGCTATCCAGCGGCAGCTTGTTCTAGACGAGGATGATGATGAGAGAGATGATGGCAATGATTTTGCATCCAGTGACGGAAGTAGGGTTTGGAGTGATATTTACACTATCACATACCAAAGGGCAGAGAGCCAAGTTGAGAGGTTGATGAATGGGGCTGGGAGCTTAATTTCTTCCAAGTCTACGAAAGCCAGTTCTTTGGAAAGTTCCAGTGTTGATCCCTCCTTGCTTCAAGCATCATTGTTAGATAGTATATTGCAGGGAGAACTTCCTTGTGATCTGGAGAAAAGTAACCCTACTTACAGTATTTTATACCTATTACGTGTATTGGAGGCGCTGAATCAGCTTGCCCCCCGTTTGCGAGTCCTTTCACTGATTGATGATTACGCTGAAGGAAAAGTTTCTAGTTTAGATGAGGTCAATACTACGGTTGTCAAAATTCCTTATGAGGAATTTGTCAATAGTAAGCTCACTCCGAAATTGGCACGACAGATCCAGGATGCTCTTGCACTTTGTAGTGGGTCTCTCCCATCTTGGTGTTACCAGTTGACAAAGGCCTGTCCATTTCTTTTTCCATTTGAGACTCGGCGCCAGTTCTTCTATTCAACTGCTTTTGGGTTGTCACGCGCTTTAAACAGGCTACAGCAACAGCAAGGTGCTGAAGGTAATGGATCTACTCATGAGAGAGCAGTTAGAGTTGGTAGATTGCAGCGCCAGAAAGTTCGTGTCTCAAGGAACCGCATTCTGGATTCTGCTGCTAAAGTAATGGAGATGTATTCTAGCCAAAAAGCTGTTCTTGAAGTTGAATATTTTGGTGAAGTTGGTACTGGCTTGGGTCCTACACTGGAGTTTTATACCCTTTTAAGTCATGATCTTCAAAAAGTCGGACTTGGAATGTGGAGGTCTGGTTCATCATCAACGTCAAATGGACATTCGATGGAAGTTTGTGTAGATAATAAATTAAGTGGCAGTGATAAAGATCTTGTCCGAGCACCTCTTGGATTATTCCCACGTCCCTGGCCACCACATGCTGATACTGTTAATGGAGGTCAATTCTGTAAGGTAATTGAACATTTCCGCTTGCTTGGACGTGTTATGGCCAAAGCTCTTCAAGATGGACGGCTTATGGACCTTCCACTGTCTACTGCCTTCTATAAGCTTGTTCTTGGCCAA GAGCTTGATTTGTACGATATTCTTTCTTTTGACGCTGAATTGGGGAAGACTTTGCAAGAGTTGCAGGCTCTTGTTAGTCGAAAGCAATATATAGAATCTATGGAAGATCAGAACCAAGACAAGTTTTATGACGTGCATTTCCATGGGACACCAATTGAGGATCTATGTTTAGATTTCACACTTCCCGGCTATCCTGAATATGTTTTTAAAGCATGCGATGAGAAT GTGGATCTCAGTAACTTGGAGGAATACATTTCTTTGGTAGTTGATGCTACTGTCAGGTCTGGAATCAGGAAGCAAACGGAAGCTTTTAGATCTGGCTTCAATCAG GTTTTTGAAATTTCAACTCTACAAATATTCTCTGCTACAGAGTTGGACTACTTGTTGTGTGGCCGTAGGGAGTTGTGGAAG CCCGAGACGTTAGTAGATCACATTAAATTCGACCATGGGTACACAGCCAAGAGTCCTCCCATTATTCAC CTACTAGAGATTATGGGAGAGTTCACACCGGAGCAGCAACGAGCATTCTGTCAGTTTGTCACTGGTGCTCCCCGGCTCCCTCCAGGTGGTCTTACTGGTCTGAATCCTAAGTTGACAATTGTGAGGAAG CATTCATCCACTGCTGGCAATGCAGCACACAACACTAATGCACCATCAGAATCTGCAGATGAAGACCTACCTAGTGTGATGACATGTGCTAATTACTTGAAACTTCCTCCCTATTCAAGTAAG GAAATCATGTACAAGAAGTTACTCTATGCCATTAATGAAGGTCAAGGATCTTTTGATTTGTCATAA